One window from the genome of Salisaeta longa DSM 21114 encodes:
- a CDS encoding copper resistance protein B, which translates to MKIHEYTSGTIIVALLLAFLPQAVRAQTSDAKLFAKVLFDQLEYAPAPAGQPISMEAVGWVGGDVNRLWLRAEGAQSTVEHAGEVEVEALYGRLITPFFDAVVGARVDRSWEGGGQTRGHLAVGVQGLAPYKFEVSPTLYVSDEGHVSARFVAAYGFLFTQRLVLEPEVELNAAVQDVPAWGVGSGLNNVNAGVRLRYEVHRKVAPYIGYDHTWRFGETADLAGGDVSTGALVFGVRLWR; encoded by the coding sequence ATGAAGATCCACGAGTATACCTCCGGAACCATCATAGTGGCGCTACTGCTTGCCTTTCTCCCGCAGGCCGTGCGCGCCCAAACCAGCGACGCCAAACTCTTTGCGAAGGTGCTCTTCGACCAACTGGAGTACGCCCCTGCGCCCGCCGGGCAGCCCATCAGCATGGAAGCCGTGGGCTGGGTGGGCGGCGACGTCAACCGGCTGTGGCTGCGGGCCGAGGGCGCGCAGTCGACCGTAGAGCACGCCGGCGAGGTCGAGGTCGAAGCACTCTACGGCCGCCTCATCACGCCATTCTTCGACGCGGTGGTGGGCGCGCGCGTCGATCGGAGCTGGGAGGGCGGCGGGCAAACGCGCGGCCATCTTGCGGTGGGCGTTCAGGGACTGGCGCCGTACAAATTTGAGGTTTCGCCTACGCTCTACGTAAGCGATGAAGGCCATGTCTCGGCACGTTTCGTGGCGGCCTACGGATTTCTATTCACGCAACGGCTCGTGCTAGAGCCCGAGGTGGAGCTCAACGCGGCCGTGCAAGACGTGCCTGCGTGGGGCGTAGGCAGCGGCCTAAACAACGTTAACGCCGGGGTGCGGCTGCGCTACGAGGTGCATCGCAAGGTGGCCCCGTACATTGGCTACGACCACACCTGGCGCTTTGGCGAGACGGCCGATCTTGCCGGGGGCGACGTCAGCACCGGCGCGCTCGTCTTTGGCGTGCGCCTCTGGCGCTAA